GGGGAAGGGGAGGCATCACACACATGACACCATTCATTCAGGGATTCGGCATGGGAGGCGGGCTGATCGTGGCCATTGGGGCACAGAACGCGTTCGTGCTCACCCAGGGCGTCCGGCGCAACCATCATCTTGCCGTGGCTGCCCTGTGCATTCTCTGCGACGGCCTGCTCATCGGGCTGGGCGTCACGGGCGTGGGCACCCTGGTGGCGACCAACCCCACCCTGGGCCTGTTCGCTGCCTGGGGCGGGGCGGCGTTTCTGGCATGGTACGGGTTCACGGCCCTGAGGGCAGCCGTGCGCGGCGGCTCCATGGACGCGCAAGGCAATGCGGGCAAGGGACTGAAACACACATTGATGCTCACCCTGGCAGTGACCCTGCTCAACCCCCACGTCTATCTCGACACCATTGTGCTCATGGGGTCGATCAGCGGCCAGTTCCCGACACCGGCCCGCTATGTCTTCGGCCTGGGCGCATTCGCGGCCTCCACGGCCTGGTTCCTTTGCCTGAGCCTGGGCGGACAAATCCTTGCCCCGCTGTTCCGGCGCGAAATCACCTGGCGCATCCTGGACGGCGCGGTCTGCCTGACCATGTGGACCATTGCGGCCTCGCTGGTCGGTCCCATGTTCGCGTCATAGTCGGCTATTTTCTTCTCAAAAAAGCAACAAATAGCACACTATATTTTGCGCAACAACTTAGCATTAAAAGAAAATAATATATTACCCCCTATCGGCCTCATCCTGCCGACCCAAGGCGAAAAGCCGCTCCCAATCCAGGGGAATGAGGTTGCAACGGTTCTTCCATTGCAGGTATTCCCACCCTTCGTTCGGGATGGTGCGCACCAGCACCTTGTTCACGAACTGCCTGGCGTTGTCGCCGCAGCATTTGCAGGCCCAACCGCAGATGTCACAGGTACACCCGCCGGTCTTGATCATCTCCTTGGCTGTGCCGGAGTTATCGCAACAGGCATCGCACAGCCTGAGATAACCGGGGTCGATTTCTCGGATCATGTCCAAAATTTACGGACCGGATCGGGAACGGTCAAGTCCGGCTTCATTTTCCCGGTTCAGTGCGGTATAGCTCTTTAGCGGAGAGCCACCATGACTGTAAAATACAAACCAGAACCTGCCCGCGCCCTGCGCGGCGAACCGGATACGGACGCCCCGTCTGCATCGGGTGACGCGAAACGGCTGGACCGGACCGAGCCGATTCCCCACGAGACCGGCAGCGTACTGGTATGCAGGGTCTGCCGGTCAAGAATCACCCGGCGCGATTTGGGCATGGAGGTGCACGGCAGCCACCGGCATGTCTTCTTCAATCCCCACGGGCAGGTTTTCGAACTGGGCTGCTTTGCCTCGGCCAAGAACATCCTGCCCACCGGTCCGAAGACAGGTGAATTCACCTGGTTTTCTGGCTTTGACTGGCAGGCGGTAGCCTGCACCGGATGCATCACACATCTTGGTTGGCGTTACACCGGGTCCCACGGCGGATTTTTCGGTCTGATCCTGGCCTCCCTGATTGAAGAACCGGGCATCAAACCATAAAACCTGAGCGGTCCAGGCTGGCAAGACAACCCTCTATCCTGATAGAACACCCCATGCACACACAACAGATCAGACACTGCCTGGATTGGTTCGACGTCTTTACACGGGATCATCTTGATCGGGCAACCGGAGAGGTCCACGGCCTGGTACGGCGCAAGATATCCCACACCATGCGGGTCCTGACCCATGTGCGGGGCATCCTCAAGGAACTGCAACCGGGCGATGATCTGGCTCAAGCCGCTGAAATCTCGGCAATCCTGCACGATGTCGGCCGTTTCCCCCAGTTGGTGGACCGCGAAAGCTTCGACGATCATGTCGGCTACAACCACGCTGAAGAAGGAGCCGCGATTCTGTCCGGGATAGACCTTCTCTCCTCCATTTCAGGGCATTGGCGTGAGGTGGTCCTGACCGCCATCCGATATCACAACCGGGACGTCACTCCCGAAGGCATGGAAGCGGATGCCCAAACGGTCCTGGAAATTCTGCGCGATGCGGACAAACTCGACGCCATCCGCTGCAATCTCAAGTACATGAACCCGGATACGCTCCACGGCAAGGCCCTGAAAAGCGGCCTAACCTGGCACAAGACCGAGGTGTCCCCCGATGTGGTGGAACTGACGCTGAAACGCCGACTCATTCCCTTCAAGTCCATCAACTGGTCCAACGACTTCATCCTGTTCCTTTGCTGCTGGATTTACGACCTGCACTTCCGCTACGCCTATTGCCACCTCAGGCAGTCCGGCAACTATGAGGGGTTATTGGCCATGCTGCCGGACCACAACGAATTCGATCTGGTCAAGACGCAGCTGAGGGCCGACCTTGAAAAGCGGTGCGCCCGCCCTTGACCCTCCTTGAAGCGCCATACTACACACGGGACATGTCGGACCGCTATCCCATTCCCGCTGCCTTCCACCGCGTGGAGGAGACCATCAAGCGCAGCCGGTTCCTCACGTCCATTGCCCCTGCGCCCGATGCCGGAACCGCCAGGGAATTCATCGCCCGCATCAAGGAAGAATTCCCCGATGCCACGCATAACTGCTGGGCCTTCAATGCCGGACCGCCGGGCGACACTGCATCGGTCGGGCTGTCCGACGACGGGGAACCGAGCGGCACTGCGGGCAAACCCATGCTGAACGCCCTGCTGCACTCCGGGATGGGCGAGATTGCCGTGGTGGTCACCCGCTACTTCGGCGGGACAAAGCTGGGCACAGGCGGCCTGGTCCGGGCGTACACCGGCATGGTCAATCTCGGCCTGGAGAGCCTGCCCGTGCGGGAGATGGTCGTGACCCTGACCCGGTCCGTTGCCATTCCCTACCCTGCAATAACTTTGTTCAAGCGTATGCTCCCGGAATTCGAGGCGGAAATCCGGTCCGAAGCCTTCTCCGACATTGCCGGTTTCACCGTTGAACTGCCGGAAGAACATCTGGCCGATTTCACAGCAAAACTGACGGAGTTGACGGACGGTCGGGCTGAAATTCATGAAAAATTCAGCGAACACCGGTTGCGGTAACTCGCCAAAACACGTTAACATAAAGAAGTTTATTGGAAATACCGGGGTAACAGCAAGGCTTGAAGCAGGTTCCATGTCCACACAGAAATTACGCGCAATATACAAACAACTCTCTGACAAGATAAACACTTCCCAAGAAGCTGCCCTGTTCGAGATCAAGGAGTTGAAGGCCGACCTCAACGAACTCCAACGATATCTTTCCGGGCGCAAGAAAGAGACGGATATCCAACCGGATGACCTTTTACGCTCCGCCTATGAGATAGCCCAGTTCCTGCGCGACATGCAGACTCGCAAAGAGGTCCTGGCCGAAATGGAAGACGTGGCCGCCGGAAACGAGGCCGAGGAATACCTCCTGTCCCGTGGGGCCAAACTGCTGACCCGTCCCGCAGGATGGCATTTCCAGACCTCCAAGGAGCGGTTCCTGCTCCATGAAAAAGACGTGGTGCAGGCGGCGGCTGAGCTGCGCAAGCTCCTGGCCGCAGGCAAGCGCCTCAAGAAGCCCAGAAAAAAGAACTAGGAATCCGATTGCCATGCACTGCCCCTCCTTGACTTTTCCCAAGCGGGCCGCATCTGTAAGTAATAATATACCAACCCCAACCTACGGGAATCAAACGATGCTTAAACGATTTGTCTTTGCCCTTGCGGCCCTGTTCACCGTCATGTCCCTGGCCGGGTGCGGCTACAACTCCATGCAACAGCAGGAAGAAGAAGTCTTCGGCGCATGGGCCAACCTCGAAGCAGCCCTGCAACGCAGGTCCGACCTCATCCCCAATCTCGTGGCAACGGTCAAGGGCGCGGCCGCCCATGAAAAAGAGACTCTGACCGCCGTGGTCGAAGCCCGGGCCAAGGCCACCCAGACGACCATCAGCCCCGACATGCTCACGGACAAGGCCGCCCTGGCCAAGTTCCAGGCCGCCCAGGGAGAGCTTTCCTCTGCCCTGTCCCGGTTGATGGTGGTGGTGGAACGCTACCCCGACCTCAAGGCCAACCAGAACTTCCTGGGCCTGCAACACCAGTTGGAAGGCACGGAAAATCGCATCAACGTGGCCCGCCAACGCTACAACGACGCGGTCAAGGCCTTCAACTTCGCCATCCGCAAGTTCCCGAACTCCCTGACCAACTCCGTGCTGCTCCACCTGGATCGCAAGGAATTCTTCCAAGCCGATCCCGGAGCCAAGGAAACGCCCAAGGTCAACTTCGGAACCGAGTCCTAGGGAGAGCGTGGCGGTGCGCAGACTCCTTAACTTCATACTGGGCGCGATCCTTGTCCTGACCCTGGCGCCCAATGCCCTGGCTCTGGACGTCCCGGCCTACACCACCCGGGTCAACGACCTGGCAGGCATGATTTCCCCGGCCACACGCCAGGAAATCGAGGCCCGGCTGGCCGACCTGGAGGCCACGGACTCCACCCAGGTGGCCGTTCTGACCATCCCTTCCCTTGAAGGGGAATCCATCGAGGGATTCTCCATCCGGGTGGCCGACGCCTGGAAGGTGGGACAAAAGAACTTCGACAACGGCGTTATCCTCCTGATCAGCAAGGAAGATCGCAAAATCCGCATCGAGGTGGGCCTCGGCCTGGAAGGGCAACTGACGGACGTGCTGGCCGGACAGATCATCGACAACGTCATCACCCCGCTCTTCAAGGCGGGCGACTTCGATCAGGGCATCATGGACGGCGTCACCGCCATCAGCGGCGCGGTTCGCGGCGAATTCAAGGCAATAGAAAAGAAGCCGAAAAGCAGGCTCAACCTGCTCGCCATCCTCATCGGCCCCATGATCTTCATCATCCTGTTCACTGAAAAATTCGGACGCAGCAGGACCAGCGCAACCGGCGCCAACGCAGTCCGACGCAGCGCCCCAGGCTTCATATTCCTCCCCGGCCCACGCACAGGTGGCGGCGGTGGCGGGTTCGGTGGCGGCGGCGGGTTCGGTGGCTTCGGCGGTGGAGGGTTCGGCGGCGGCGGTGCGAGCGGCGGCTGGTAGATCATGTCGGTCGATTCGGAAATGGGCTTCTGGAACTGGTTCGCATTTATTTCCATTCTCGCGCTGCCCGTCATTCTGACCATAAGCGACATCGTCCACCGGTTGTTGGTGGGCATGAAGATCGACTTGTGGGACTCGTTGTTCGGGTTTGGCGGCTTGATAAGCTGTGCCCTTGGCAAGGGCGGCGTGGACAATATAACCTCCTTCAAAGGCGGAGGGGGCAAATTCGGCGGCGGCGGCGCTTCCGGGGGCTGGCAGGCCCGATAGAGGTTTTTCCAATGAGTACAAAAGCGAACGAGTTTCTCACCCAAAACGAGAAAGACACACTCATCAGGTGCGTACAGGAGGTCGAATCCAAGACCTCCGGTGAAATAGTACCGGTCATCAGTTCAATGAGCTACGAGTATCCTCGAGCCGGACTCCTGGGCAGCCTTGTATGCAGCTCCCTGGCGGCCATCGGACTGACCCTGGCCCTGGGCCGTGAGGACATGTGGGTCTTCCTCGGCCTGTTCCTGGCCCTGTACCTCTGCTTTTCCCGGCTGTTCGATGCCGTCCCGGCCCTCAAGAAACCCTTCATCTCCAAACGCGAGATGCGTGAAGAGGTGGAGGAAGCCGCGTTCACCGCCTTCTATCGCCACGGCCTGCATGACACCCGCGACCAGACCGGCATCATCATCTACGTCTCGGTCTTCGAACGCTCGGTCCAGGTGTTGGCCGACAAGGGCATCAACGACCATGTCGATCCGGCGGTCTGGGCAGAAGTGGTGTCCTTGATCACCGCAGGCATCAAGAGCGGAAAACCGGGCGAAGCCCTCTGCAAAGGCGTGGTCCGTTGCGGCGAGCTGGTGACTGGGCACTTCCCGATCAAGCACGACGATACGGACGAATTGCCCAACCTGATCATTGAAGGCGACCCGAGCTAAACAAAAAAGTCACCCAAGGGTCACCCAGCCGCAATACGGCTGTAACCTCCGTCTGGTTTCCTGCGTGCAAGGAGACCCGGAATGTATGCAGTCGCATCCGCCGCAGCCCTGCTGCTGATCCTGTTTGCAGGACTCACTGTCTTGAGGCTGTCTGTTCGCACCAGTCCCAATGCGGATCTGGTCGCCGACCTCCTCAACTTCGCGAACCAGAATCCCCCTCTCAACCGCCCTCCCTCAGGGCAGCCCCAGGACACAAGAAAGCGCATCATGTCTTGAACACGATGCGCTGCATATCCACTACGGCAAAAGGGCTGTTTCCTAGAAAAACGCCCCCATGACGATGTCTATCTGTTCCTTGTACTGCTTCACGGCATCGTTCAGGACTGTTTCAGGGTCAATGCCCAAAAGCTTCCAGGCTTCCTCGTCCATGCCGGGCATGACGTACATGCCGCCCTGGGCTATCTCCACCGCATTGGTCAGGTTGTCGGCCACATGGATGATCGCCGGTTCCAACGGGTTGGGAAACTCCATGGGATTATGGTGATAATTGACCATGTTGGACAGTCCTTCAGGGAATTTCCATGACTCAAGCAGGGGGGTGCTGATGTCCGTATGGATGAAATCCATGACAGACAGTTCAGCCTCGACCAGCGGGATGGAGTTCTCGCGGGCGAAAAGCATGGCCTCGGTGGAGGCATAGGGCAACTTCTTGAACAGGATCAGACGACCGACATCGTGAAGCAGACCGCCGATGAAGAACCGTTCAGGGGACAGTCCGGTCTGAGTGGCCGCCAGAATCTTGGAAAAAATCCCGCAGGAAATGGAATGGCGCCAGAACGTCTTCATGTCCACCAACTCTGGCGGTATATCTTTGAAATAATTGATCGCGGAGATGCCAAGCGCCAGTGTGGACAGCTCCTTGCCTCCCACCAGGGCCACGGCCCGGCTGATGGAGTCGATGGTCTGCGGGAACCCGTAGAGCGGGCTGTTGACCAGCTTGATGAGCTTTGCAGACAAACTCATGTCCGTACTGACCACTTTGGCGATGCGGTCGGCGGATGCGGAATCGTCTTCGAGCACTTCCTTTATGCGGAAAAAAATATCCGGGAAGCTGGCCAATTCGGTCTCGTGTTTGACGATAGTCGCAGGGGAACCCATGCCCCGGATGAAGATATCCTCGAGATGCTCCACGTTCGAAGCCCTGCGCTGGCTGAGATCCGGCAACTTCCACCCCTCGGCGACCCTGGCCGCCGTAAGGTCCAGTGCGATGCGGAACATCTCGATGACCGGCTCGGAGTCCGGGTTCACGTACAGGAAGTAGTCCCGGACATAGTCCTCGATTTCCAGAAGGGTTTGGTCATCCAGTGCTCCCACGTCCGGCACAACGTCGGCCTCGGTGACACCGATCCGGTTGAGCAAGACAAGATGGCGCTCCTCCAGCTCGGTGCCGCCTTTGAAGAGCAGCCTGCCATCCTTGGCAACCAGATCAGAGGCCAGGATCATGCCTGCCTTCAGCTCATCAAAGTGCTTGATACCCAAAACAACAACCTCCGATAGCGGGATATACCCCCCTATTCTTCCTTCTTGTAGACTATGGCCCCAGCTTGGTGGACCGGTTTGAATGTCTGTGAAATCTTGTGCAGCGACTCGGAATGACCGACCAGCAGGCATCCCCCGGGCAGCAGGTTGTCGTAAAACGACTTGATTACCTTGCGCTTCATGGCCTCATCAAAATAGATGATCACGTTGCGGCAAAAAACGATATGCGATCGGGGAACCCGCTTCAAGGCCAGGGGGTCATTCAGGTTCATCTGTTGAAACTTGACCAGACCGCGCACCCGCGGATCTATCTCCCATCCTGCGGCGACCTGCTTGAAATACCGTTTTTTCAACTCGTCGGGCGTGGTCTTGAAGGCGTAGTCGCCGTATATTCCGGTCTGGGCCCGTTTGATCATCTCATCGGACAAATCCACTGCGGTAATGGAAATCTTCCACCGGGCCAATTCGATCTTGAGGGTTTCAAGCAAAAGGATGGCCAGGGTGTATGGTTCCTCGCCGGAAGAGCACCCTGCGGACCAGATGTTCAGCTCCAACCTGCCGGCCTTGCGCTGCTCATCGAGCTTGGTCTTGAGTACATTTTCCTGAAATGAAGACAGTTGTTTCATGTCCCGGCAAAAGCTGGTTTCGTTGGTCGTCACCAACTCGAAGAGATGCTTCAGCTCCTGATTCTGCCGGTCAACCTTCAAATACTTGATGTAATCGGCAAAGCTGGTGAGACCCAGATCGCCCAGCCGCTTGGAAAAACGGCTCTCGAATAAATACTTGCGTTTGACATCCACGAAGATGCCGCTTTTTTCATATATGAAATCACGAAGTTGGATGAATTCATCATCCGTGATCCTTACGCTCTTTCGTAATGATGTCGATTTTGAAAACAAAGAACCCATGCAATGCTATCCCCTATTGAAACCCTGCCTTACACACCGCCCATAACTAGACTTTTAGACAGTTATAGGCTCAATAGCTTTTCTTGTTACAAATAACAACTGATTGGGGAATCAACCGTATGTACGAACAATTGCAGCGTCTTTGAGCGCCCGCATGGCCCCGGATGCCAATGCCTGCATCTCCACTTCGCCGGGCACAACCTCCACCCGCCCAAAGGGACTGACAAGCCGCACCACTTCCTCCATCAAGGGACGGCTCCGTGCCAGCCCTCCCGTCAGGATAATCGCGTCAATGTCCAACTCACCGTCCCCGGACACCAGGGCCGGAATCATGGAAGCCACATACCGGGCGATGCCGTAAGCCATGCTCCTGAATACCAGCCCGGCCTGCTCGTCTCCGGCCTCCATCCTGACAACGGTTTCACGCGGATCATTTGTTCCCAGAAGGGCGAACATCCCGCCCTGCTTCAAAACCGCATGCCTGATATCATCCGCTGAGCGTTGCCCGCTGCTGACCATATTCAGAACCGGGACCACAGGCAGGCCGCCCGTGCGCTCGGGAGTGAACGGACCTTCGCCGTCCAGGCCGTTGACCACGTCCACCACCCGCCCAAGACGGTGCGCTCCGATGGAAACGCCGCCGCCCATATGGCATACGATGAAATTCGAGGACTCGTACTCCACGCCCAGCCGCTCCGCCACCAAACGGGCCACACCTCGCTGGTTCAGGGCATGAAACAGACTGCGTCGTTCCAATCCGGGCAGCCCTGTCAGCCTGGCCTTGTCCATCATCTCGTCCGTGACCGCAGGGTCCACCACGTATGCAGGCACACCCCATTGCCGGGCCAGAGACAGGGCCAACATGCCGCCCAGGTTGCAGGGATGCTCCCCGTAAAGGGCCGATTTCAGATCGGACACCATTTTGTCTGACACTTCGTAAACGCCCCCGTCCAGGGGACGGAGCAACCCGCCGCGACCTACCACTGCCTCTATGCGGCTCCGGTCCGTGCCGGTCTTTTGCAAGAAGCCGACAATGGCCTGCATGCGAAAATCAAACTGATCGGCCACCCGCTTGAAGCGGTCAAGATCGCTGTGGTCATGCTGCAATTCTTCTGATGCAACGGGCTGACCTCCTTCAAACAAGGCCAACTTGGTGGACGTGGAACCGGGGTTGAGAACGAGTATGCTCACGAGTCGCTCCTTTTGGCCAGCACCGAGGCCAAAGCTATGGAGTGAAACTTGCTGGCATCGGAATCCCCGCGTGACGGGACCACCACAGGCACCCGGCTGCCCACCACCACGGCGGCCATGGTACAGCCGGAAAGCGTGCTCAGGGACTTGTACAGGACATTGCCCGCCTCAATGTTCGGGGTCAGCAGGATATCCGCATTCCCGGCCACGGGATCATTGAAGCGCTTGGTGGCGGCAGCCTCGCGGGATACGGCCAGGTCAAGGGAGAGCGGCCCCAACACCCTGGCGTTGCCGAACTCTCCCTGCCGCGCCATCTTGGTCAGGATGTCGCCGTCCAGGGTGGCGGGCATAGCCGGATAGTTGATCTTTTCCGTGGCCGCCAGGATCGCGGCCTTGGGCTCTTCCATGCCGAGCTTGCGGGCCACGTCCAGGGCGTTCTTGAGGATGTCCACCTTACGCTGCAGGGTGGGCGCAATGTTCACACCCGGATCAGTCATGATCATGAGACGCTTGTCCAGGGGAGACTCGAACACCGCCACGTGGCTCAGGATACGCGAAGGGTGCGGCACCCCGGTCTCCTTGTTGAGCACGGCCTTGAGCAGCGTGGCCGTGGACACCAATCCCTTCATTATGAGCTGGGCCTCGCCGTGCCGGAACAACTGCACCGCCTCGAAAACAGCTTTTTCGTCGTCAGTGATATGGATCTGCCGAAAAGGAGAAATGTCCAGACCGCGTTCATCCGCGATACGCCGGGTCTCCTCCATGTCACCTATGAGGACCGGCTCTGCCACGCCCTGGGCGAATGCCTCCAGCCCCGCCCGAAGCACAAACCCTTCTGCGGACCGGGCAATGGCCACCTTGGGCATGGTCCCGCCGGGACCATGATCCAGCGCAGCCTGTACCAGGCCCTCAAGGCTGGTAATGGGAGTATATGCTGCCACGGTCTATTCATCTCCGCGCTTGAGCGCGATCATACCGGACCGGCACATGGACTTGATGCCATAGGGCACGAGCATCTTGATCAGCCCGTCCACACGCTCCTGGTCGCCGGACAGTTCCACAGTGATCGTCTCCTGGCCCATGCCCACGACATTGGCCCGGAAAACCTCAAAAATCTGCATGAGTTGGCCGGTCTGGGAAC
The Pseudodesulfovibrio sp. S3 genome window above contains:
- a CDS encoding LysE/ArgO family amino acid transporter; its protein translation is MTPFIQGFGMGGGLIVAIGAQNAFVLTQGVRRNHHLAVAALCILCDGLLIGLGVTGVGTLVATNPTLGLFAAWGGAAFLAWYGFTALRAAVRGGSMDAQGNAGKGLKHTLMLTLAVTLLNPHVYLDTIVLMGSISGQFPTPARYVFGLGAFAASTAWFLCLSLGGQILAPLFRREITWRILDGAVCLTMWTIAASLVGPMFAS
- a CDS encoding cereblon family protein → MTVKYKPEPARALRGEPDTDAPSASGDAKRLDRTEPIPHETGSVLVCRVCRSRITRRDLGMEVHGSHRHVFFNPHGQVFELGCFASAKNILPTGPKTGEFTWFSGFDWQAVACTGCITHLGWRYTGSHGGFFGLILASLIEEPGIKP
- a CDS encoding HD domain-containing protein gives rise to the protein MHTQQIRHCLDWFDVFTRDHLDRATGEVHGLVRRKISHTMRVLTHVRGILKELQPGDDLAQAAEISAILHDVGRFPQLVDRESFDDHVGYNHAEEGAAILSGIDLLSSISGHWREVVLTAIRYHNRDVTPEGMEADAQTVLEILRDADKLDAIRCNLKYMNPDTLHGKALKSGLTWHKTEVSPDVVELTLKRRLIPFKSINWSNDFILFLCCWIYDLHFRYAYCHLRQSGNYEGLLAMLPDHNEFDLVKTQLRADLEKRCARP
- a CDS encoding YigZ family protein; translation: MSDRYPIPAAFHRVEETIKRSRFLTSIAPAPDAGTAREFIARIKEEFPDATHNCWAFNAGPPGDTASVGLSDDGEPSGTAGKPMLNALLHSGMGEIAVVVTRYFGGTKLGTGGLVRAYTGMVNLGLESLPVREMVVTLTRSVAIPYPAITLFKRMLPEFEAEIRSEAFSDIAGFTVELPEEHLADFTAKLTELTDGRAEIHEKFSEHRLR
- a CDS encoding LemA family protein, whose protein sequence is MLKRFVFALAALFTVMSLAGCGYNSMQQQEEEVFGAWANLEAALQRRSDLIPNLVATVKGAAAHEKETLTAVVEARAKATQTTISPDMLTDKAALAKFQAAQGELSSALSRLMVVVERYPDLKANQNFLGLQHQLEGTENRINVARQRYNDAVKAFNFAIRKFPNSLTNSVLLHLDRKEFFQADPGAKETPKVNFGTES
- a CDS encoding TPM domain-containing protein, translated to MRRLLNFILGAILVLTLAPNALALDVPAYTTRVNDLAGMISPATRQEIEARLADLEATDSTQVAVLTIPSLEGESIEGFSIRVADAWKVGQKNFDNGVILLISKEDRKIRIEVGLGLEGQLTDVLAGQIIDNVITPLFKAGDFDQGIMDGVTAISGAVRGEFKAIEKKPKSRLNLLAILIGPMIFIILFTEKFGRSRTSATGANAVRRSAPGFIFLPGPRTGGGGGGFGGGGGFGGFGGGGFGGGGASGGW
- a CDS encoding TPM domain-containing protein is translated as MSTKANEFLTQNEKDTLIRCVQEVESKTSGEIVPVISSMSYEYPRAGLLGSLVCSSLAAIGLTLALGREDMWVFLGLFLALYLCFSRLFDAVPALKKPFISKREMREEVEEAAFTAFYRHGLHDTRDQTGIIIYVSVFERSVQVLADKGINDHVDPAVWAEVVSLITAGIKSGKPGEALCKGVVRCGELVTGHFPIKHDDTDELPNLIIEGDPS
- a CDS encoding HDOD domain-containing protein — translated: MGIKHFDELKAGMILASDLVAKDGRLLFKGGTELEERHLVLLNRIGVTEADVVPDVGALDDQTLLEIEDYVRDYFLYVNPDSEPVIEMFRIALDLTAARVAEGWKLPDLSQRRASNVEHLEDIFIRGMGSPATIVKHETELASFPDIFFRIKEVLEDDSASADRIAKVVSTDMSLSAKLIKLVNSPLYGFPQTIDSISRAVALVGGKELSTLALGISAINYFKDIPPELVDMKTFWRHSISCGIFSKILAATQTGLSPERFFIGGLLHDVGRLILFKKLPYASTEAMLFARENSIPLVEAELSVMDFIHTDISTPLLESWKFPEGLSNMVNYHHNPMEFPNPLEPAIIHVADNLTNAVEIAQGGMYVMPGMDEEAWKLLGIDPETVLNDAVKQYKEQIDIVMGAFF
- a CDS encoding protein-glutamate O-methyltransferase CheR encodes the protein MGSLFSKSTSLRKSVRITDDEFIQLRDFIYEKSGIFVDVKRKYLFESRFSKRLGDLGLTSFADYIKYLKVDRQNQELKHLFELVTTNETSFCRDMKQLSSFQENVLKTKLDEQRKAGRLELNIWSAGCSSGEEPYTLAILLLETLKIELARWKISITAVDLSDEMIKRAQTGIYGDYAFKTTPDELKKRYFKQVAAGWEIDPRVRGLVKFQQMNLNDPLALKRVPRSHIVFCRNVIIYFDEAMKRKVIKSFYDNLLPGGCLLVGHSESLHKISQTFKPVHQAGAIVYKKEE
- the buk gene encoding butyrate kinase — its product is MSILVLNPGSTSTKLALFEGGQPVASEELQHDHSDLDRFKRVADQFDFRMQAIVGFLQKTGTDRSRIEAVVGRGGLLRPLDGGVYEVSDKMVSDLKSALYGEHPCNLGGMLALSLARQWGVPAYVVDPAVTDEMMDKARLTGLPGLERRSLFHALNQRGVARLVAERLGVEYESSNFIVCHMGGGVSIGAHRLGRVVDVVNGLDGEGPFTPERTGGLPVVPVLNMVSSGQRSADDIRHAVLKQGGMFALLGTNDPRETVVRMEAGDEQAGLVFRSMAYGIARYVASMIPALVSGDGELDIDAIILTGGLARSRPLMEEVVRLVSPFGRVEVVPGEVEMQALASGAMRALKDAAIVRTYG
- a CDS encoding bifunctional enoyl-CoA hydratase/phosphate acetyltransferase, producing MAAYTPITSLEGLVQAALDHGPGGTMPKVAIARSAEGFVLRAGLEAFAQGVAEPVLIGDMEETRRIADERGLDISPFRQIHITDDEKAVFEAVQLFRHGEAQLIMKGLVSTATLLKAVLNKETGVPHPSRILSHVAVFESPLDKRLMIMTDPGVNIAPTLQRKVDILKNALDVARKLGMEEPKAAILAATEKINYPAMPATLDGDILTKMARQGEFGNARVLGPLSLDLAVSREAAATKRFNDPVAGNADILLTPNIEAGNVLYKSLSTLSGCTMAAVVVGSRVPVVVPSRGDSDASKFHSIALASVLAKRSDS